Proteins from a genomic interval of Dehalococcoidia bacterium:
- a CDS encoding tetratricopeptide repeat protein, with the protein MASEWYSLNQKYISLYQKGQYGDALTVAEKALQVAQQTKGPNHPSVAMSLNNLAALYYTLGQYAQAEPLHKRSLEIYEKTYGPDHFTVATSLNNLAALYYTLGQYAQAEPLHKRSLEIYEKAYGLNHPNVAVSLNNLAGVYRKMSREEEAKALEQRAARISANGIH; encoded by the coding sequence ATGGCAAGTGAATGGTATAGTCTCAATCAGAAATACATTTCTCTCTATCAAAAAGGGCAATACGGCGACGCTTTGACTGTGGCGGAGAAAGCGCTTCAAGTCGCTCAGCAAACAAAAGGGCCGAATCATCCCAGTGTAGCCATGAGCCTGAACAACCTCGCGGCGCTTTACTATACCCTGGGCCAGTACGCGCAGGCCGAGCCGCTTCACAAGCGCTCGCTGGAGATCTACGAAAAAACTTACGGCCCGGATCATTTTACTGTGGCCACGAGCCTGAACAACCTCGCGGCGCTTTACTATACCCTGGGCCAGTACGCGCAGGCCGAGCCGCTTCACAAACGCTCGCTGGAGATCTACGAGAAAGCCTATGGCCTGAATCATCCCAATGTGGCCGTGAGCCTGAACAACCTCGCCGGGGTCTATAGAAAGATGTCGCGGGAGGAAGAAGCGAAGGCGCTGGAGCAACGGGCGGCGCGCATCAGCGCGAACGGGATACATTGA
- a CDS encoding DUF488 domain-containing protein has protein sequence MSSTDFYTIGYQGRSLDNLLEVLLSNNVQTVVDVRELPHSRIPVFSKSRLSSALEHAGINYVSVRHLGSPRELRNEYRRTGNWTAFAREFESFLQTRQEEIDELTSRVYAEKTCLLCFERDSGLCHRSIVAKAVKEHSGNGLQVNNL, from the coding sequence ATGTCCTCAACAGACTTCTATACAATAGGTTATCAAGGGCGCTCCTTGGACAATCTGCTTGAAGTATTGCTCTCCAACAACGTCCAAACCGTAGTTGATGTCCGTGAGTTGCCGCACAGCAGGATCCCCGTATTCTCCAAGAGCCGTCTTTCAAGTGCTCTTGAGCACGCTGGAATAAACTATGTCTCGGTTCGTCATCTGGGCAGTCCCCGCGAGCTGCGGAATGAATATCGGCGTACGGGTAACTGGACTGCTTTCGCCCGGGAATTCGAGTCGTTCCTGCAAACCAGGCAGGAAGAGATTGATGAATTAACCTCACGGGTTTACGCGGAAAAGACATGCCTCCTGTGTTTCGAGCGGGACAGCGGGCTTTGCCATCGCAGCATCGTGGCCAAGGCCGTTAAAGAACACTCCGGCAACGGTTTGCAGGTCAATAATCTCTAG
- a CDS encoding zinc-ribbon domain-containing protein — MDKANPKLAKQWHPNKNGNLKASDVSSRSNKKVWWICSKGHEWQAVVYSRTSLGSGCPYCSGKFACKDNCLSTINPSLAEEWHPIKNGDLTPNMVTTGSNRKAWWICKKGHEWQAPVVDRTAGSGCPYCSGKAACKDNCLATLNPELAKEWHPTKNGDITPEKVTIHSGRKVWWICKKGHEWQATANTRSKDHGCPYCAGQAVCKDNSLATINPKLAKEWHPLKNGDLTPDMVTARANKKVWWICKKGHEWQAVIYNRENGSGCPFCYSQISEMELRIYCELKYLFPSTTSKEKKKTLGKECAIYIDEIQTGIEVDGSYWHRNKYLQDREKAAAIRNSGITLINVRGVGLKRIDCTDIFHTLKEHHLTVIKKILRLLTEQCNLNEDRKKAVTEYLQRQTFINDSEYRRLWDMLPSPLPGLSLLELIPNISREWHPKKNGSLTPQDVTTKSHKKVWWLCSKGHEWQAPVANRASGHGCPFCIGQAVCVDNCLATLNPDLAKEWHPTKNGSLTPYNVTIMNNSKVWWICEKGHEWQTQTAVRSRGSGCPYCAIRVANKNNYLATLNPSLAQEWHPTKNGDITPEKVTIHSGRKVWWICNKGHEWQAVIDQRNKGSGCPYCSGKAACKDNCLATLNPELAKEWHPTKNGDITPEKVTIHSGRKVWWICNKGHEWQAMITHRNRGSGCPYCYGRPPKQGLHRVARRSLLYNQHN; from the coding sequence ATGGATAAAGCTAATCCTAAACTCGCTAAGCAGTGGCATCCCAATAAGAATGGTAATTTGAAAGCGAGCGATGTATCGTCGCGTTCCAATAAAAAGGTTTGGTGGATTTGCAGCAAAGGCCATGAATGGCAAGCTGTGGTCTACTCGCGAACTTCATTAGGTTCTGGGTGCCCATATTGTTCCGGTAAATTCGCATGTAAGGACAATTGTTTATCAACTATCAACCCAAGTCTTGCTGAAGAGTGGCACCCGATAAAAAATGGTGATCTGACGCCTAATATGGTAACCACAGGAAGTAATAGAAAAGCATGGTGGATATGTAAGAAAGGTCACGAGTGGCAGGCTCCGGTTGTTGATAGGACAGCTGGCAGTGGTTGCCCTTACTGTTCTGGAAAGGCTGCGTGCAAAGACAACTGCCTTGCTACTCTTAACCCCGAACTTGCTAAGGAATGGCATCCAACAAAGAACGGTGACATCACACCTGAAAAGGTGACAATACATAGCGGGAGAAAAGTGTGGTGGATATGCAAGAAAGGCCATGAATGGCAAGCTACAGCAAATACCAGGAGCAAGGATCACGGATGCCCATATTGCGCTGGACAAGCTGTATGCAAGGACAATAGTCTGGCTACTATTAATCCCAAGCTAGCAAAGGAGTGGCATCCGTTAAAAAATGGCGACCTGACGCCTGATATGGTTACTGCTAGAGCTAACAAGAAAGTCTGGTGGATATGCAAGAAAGGCCATGAATGGCAGGCTGTAATATACAACAGGGAAAATGGCTCTGGTTGCCCGTTCTGCTATTCACAAATCTCAGAAATGGAACTAAGAATATACTGCGAATTAAAATATCTATTCCCATCTACGACATCTAAAGAGAAGAAAAAAACCTTAGGTAAAGAATGTGCTATATACATTGATGAGATACAAACCGGCATCGAAGTCGATGGTTCATATTGGCATCGTAATAAATATCTGCAAGATAGGGAAAAGGCGGCTGCAATTAGAAACAGTGGTATTACTCTGATTAATGTCAGAGGGGTAGGCTTAAAAAGAATAGATTGTACCGACATATTTCATACTTTAAAAGAGCATCACTTAACTGTGATTAAGAAAATACTTAGATTGCTGACTGAGCAGTGTAACCTGAATGAGGATAGGAAAAAGGCCGTTACTGAATATCTTCAGAGACAGACTTTTATCAATGATTCGGAATATCGAAGGCTTTGGGATATGTTGCCTTCACCTCTCCCCGGTCTTAGTCTATTAGAGCTCATCCCTAACATCTCTAGAGAGTGGCACCCAAAAAAGAATGGCAGCCTGACACCGCAAGACGTCACTACGAAGAGTCATAAGAAGGTATGGTGGCTATGCAGCAAAGGCCATGAATGGCAGGCTCCGGTTGCTAATAGGGCATCCGGCCATGGTTGCCCATTTTGCATCGGACAAGCAGTATGCGTTGACAATTGCCTAGCAACTTTGAACCCAGACCTTGCTAAAGAATGGCATCCGACAAAAAACGGTAGCTTGACACCGTATAATGTGACTATTATGAATAATAGCAAGGTCTGGTGGATATGCGAGAAAGGTCATGAATGGCAGACTCAGACAGCGGTCAGGAGCAGAGGTAGTGGTTGCCCATATTGTGCAATAAGAGTTGCAAATAAAAACAACTACTTGGCCACTCTGAATCCCTCTCTTGCCCAAGAATGGCATCCAACAAAGAACGGTGACATCACACCTGAAAAAGTGACAATACATAGCGGGAGAAAAGTATGGTGGATATGCAATAAAGGCCATGAATGGCAAGCTGTGATCGATCAGAGGAATAAGGGCTCTGGTTGCCCTTACTGTTCTGGAAAGGCTGCGTGCAAAGACAACTGCCTTGCTACTCTTAACCCCGAACTTGCTAAGGAATGGCATCCAACAAAGAACGGTGACATCACACCTGAAAAGGTGACAATACATAGCGGGAGAAAAGTGTGGTGGATATGCAATAAAGGCCATGAATGGCAAGCTATGATTACTCATAGAAACAGGGGCTCTGGTTGCCCTTATTGTTACGGCAGACCGCCAAAACAAGGGCTACATCGGGTAGCAAGGCGTAGCTTACTATACAATCAACATAATTGA
- a CDS encoding glutamine synthetase beta-grasp domain-containing protein translates to MAAKSRKESNEYVLKMVKEHDVKFIRLWFTDILGMLKGFAITVGELEKALDQGMGFDGSSIQGFARIDESDMIAMPDPDTFRLLPWRPTEHNAVARMFCDVLKPTGEPFEGDPALVLKRTLKKAADMGFTYYVGPELEFFYFRDDKGTEPLDKCGYFDMIPLDAATDLRRETVLTLEKMGIEVEYSHHEVADSQHEIDIRYTDAMTMAHNVMTYRLVVKQIALNKGVYATFMPKPVFGINGSGMHVHQSLFKDGRNAFFDASDPMYLSQTAKYYIAGLLKHAPEITAVTSQWVNSYKRLVPGYEAPVYISWARRNRSDLIRVPEYQPGRENATRIEYRSPDPACNPYLAFSVMLAAGLEGIKNKYEIPAPVEENVYEMSDKEREERGIKTLPGSLWEAVELTRNSKVVREALGEHVFNAFLENKKIEWDKYRTWVTDYEKNNYLPLL, encoded by the coding sequence ATGGCTGCAAAGAGTAGAAAGGAAAGCAACGAGTACGTCCTGAAGATGGTCAAGGAGCACGACGTCAAGTTCATCAGGCTCTGGTTCACCGACATCCTGGGTATGCTGAAGGGCTTCGCCATCACGGTCGGCGAGCTGGAGAAGGCGCTGGATCAGGGGATGGGCTTCGACGGCTCGTCGATACAGGGTTTCGCACGCATCGACGAGAGCGACATGATCGCCATGCCGGACCCGGACACCTTCCGGCTTCTGCCCTGGCGTCCGACGGAGCACAACGCCGTGGCGCGCATGTTTTGCGATGTACTCAAACCGACCGGCGAGCCCTTCGAGGGCGATCCGGCGCTCGTTCTGAAGAGGACCCTGAAGAAAGCGGCGGACATGGGCTTCACCTATTATGTAGGGCCGGAGCTGGAGTTCTTCTACTTCAGGGATGACAAGGGCACGGAGCCGCTGGACAAGTGCGGATATTTCGACATGATCCCTCTGGACGCGGCCACCGATCTCAGGCGCGAGACCGTGCTGACCCTGGAGAAGATGGGCATCGAGGTGGAGTATTCGCACCACGAGGTCGCCGACAGCCAGCACGAGATAGATATCAGGTACACCGATGCCATGACCATGGCGCACAATGTTATGACATACCGGCTGGTGGTGAAGCAGATAGCTCTGAATAAAGGCGTTTACGCGACCTTCATGCCCAAGCCCGTTTTCGGAATAAACGGCAGCGGAATGCACGTGCACCAGTCGCTGTTCAAGGACGGCAGGAACGCCTTCTTCGACGCCAGCGACCCGATGTACCTGTCGCAGACGGCCAAGTACTACATCGCCGGACTGCTGAAGCACGCGCCGGAGATCACGGCCGTCACCTCGCAGTGGGTCAACTCCTACAAGCGGCTGGTGCCCGGCTACGAGGCCCCGGTATACATCTCATGGGCGCGGCGCAACCGCTCCGACCTGATCCGGGTGCCGGAATATCAGCCCGGCAGGGAGAACGCGACGAGGATCGAGTACCGCTCGCCCGATCCGGCCTGCAACCCGTACCTGGCATTCAGCGTGATGCTGGCCGCGGGGCTTGAGGGCATCAAGAACAAGTACGAGATACCGGCCCCGGTGGAGGAGAACGTGTACGAGATGAGCGATAAGGAGCGGGAGGAGCGCGGCATCAAGACCCTGCCCGGCAGCCTCTGGGAGGCGGTGGAACTCACACGGAACAGCAAGGTGGTGCGCGAGGCCCTGGGCGAGCATGTGTTCAACGCCTTCCTCGAGAACAAGAAGATAGAGTGGGACAAGTACAGGACCTGGGTCACGGACTACGAGAAGAATAATTACCTGCCTTTGCTGTAA
- the purQ gene encoding phosphoribosylformylglycinamidine synthase I: MSKVRTLILRAPGTNCDPETKYAFEQAGSSVDLAHVNELLRKKRPLSDYHIMVIPGGFTYGDDIASGRILANELRAGLTDAMREFTAQGGLILGICNGFQVLVKSGILPGDATPVTLTHNDSGRFECRWVHLKADPSSPCVFTRGIDMMYLPVAHGEGKFVADADKVRTALSYCDGAGDTSAGYPHNPNGSAANIAGICDATGRVFGLMPHPERFIRRTQHPRWTRERSDKPGDGMGIFENAVGWARRGYSPTGKSTG, from the coding sequence ATGTCAAAGGTCAGGACGCTTATACTGCGCGCGCCGGGCACCAACTGCGACCCGGAGACGAAGTACGCCTTCGAGCAGGCGGGCTCATCCGTTGATCTGGCGCACGTGAACGAGCTGCTGCGAAAAAAGAGACCGCTTTCGGATTATCATATCATGGTCATCCCGGGCGGCTTTACCTACGGCGACGATATCGCCAGCGGCAGGATACTGGCCAACGAGCTGCGCGCCGGGCTCACGGACGCTATGCGGGAGTTCACGGCGCAGGGCGGGCTGATACTGGGCATCTGCAACGGCTTCCAGGTTCTGGTCAAGTCCGGCATCCTGCCCGGCGATGCTACACCCGTAACACTGACCCACAACGATTCGGGCCGGTTCGAATGCCGCTGGGTGCATCTCAAGGCGGATCCCTCCAGCCCGTGCGTGTTCACCAGAGGCATCGATATGATGTACCTGCCCGTGGCCCACGGCGAAGGCAAATTCGTCGCCGACGCGGATAAAGTAAGAACCGCCCTGAGCTACTGCGACGGCGCGGGCGATACGTCCGCAGGCTACCCCCACAACCCCAACGGCTCCGCGGCGAACATAGCGGGCATCTGCGACGCGACCGGCCGCGTCTTTGGCCTCATGCCGCACCCGGAGCGCTTCATCCGCCGCACGCAGCACCCCCGATGGACGAGGGAACGAAGCGATAAGCCCGGAGACGGGATGGGGATTTTTGAGAATGCGGTGGGGTGGGCTAGGAGGGGATATAGTCCCACAGGGAAGTCTACCGGATGA
- a CDS encoding PAS domain S-box protein, which translates to MKQAQEALRDSEEELHLIYASIPDNVSVIGLDGKLLYCNDAGVKMFGGTSVDQYIGRNGFDFIAGSSREKAFAEFPKIFNQNGGGTDEYKIRRDDGSEFDGEVTATLMRDKDGNPQRIITVMRDITERKRAEEALRASEEKLRLIFASMPDSVSVIDMSGKIIDENDAGIRQFGVSSKEQLIGRNGFDFIASSEKNRAIEIMQNIFSKESGGPHEFKMIKLDGSEFDGEVIATLMRDKDGKPQNIMTVIRDITERKRAEQALRESEEMSRSMLDKAAMGVYLLQDKKFLYVNPTFEKIIGYANEELIGRDVINYVHPDDRSMVRTRAVENLKGISNSPYEFRVMRKDGREIWVMERVASIQYQGRRAAIASFMETTEHRKAQLDLERAYEELKKAHERMVQTEKIRAMGEMASGIAHDFNNMLAVILGRAELIMDDVKDDKVKRGIWIIEQAALDAAKTVKRIQESARNRVDVAFERLDVNQVVEDVLTMVETRVTELEQTKRITIKVAQELAKVGMISGDAAELREALLNILFNALDAMPMGGKLTVKIWQDEDSVQISITDTGVGIPDKIKNRISESFFTTKASKGSGLGLSVTYSIIARHGGMIKFDSEEGHGTTFYIKLPLAVETAQKDMRKVKAAETKAANILVVDDEPEVLKALGLNLEHFGHWVKGFTSGAEAIKAFKDGNYDLVITDLGMPEVSGWDVTRAIKEIQPDMPVLLITGWSIELDEEQKKIVDGVIAKPFSRDSISSAIARVLPTRKGVPGKRGNGSRGVVHIVS; encoded by the coding sequence CTGAAGCAGGCTCAGGAGGCACTTAGAGATTCTGAGGAGGAGTTGCACCTAATATACGCCTCAATTCCTGATAATGTGAGCGTGATCGGTCTGGACGGTAAACTTTTGTATTGCAATGATGCCGGAGTCAAGATGTTTGGAGGGACCTCCGTAGATCAATATATTGGACGCAACGGTTTCGATTTTATCGCTGGTAGCAGTAGAGAGAAAGCTTTTGCAGAGTTTCCGAAGATATTCAATCAGAACGGCGGAGGCACCGATGAATACAAGATTCGCAGGGACGATGGCAGTGAATTTGATGGGGAAGTGACAGCTACGCTTATGAGGGACAAAGATGGCAATCCGCAGAGGATTATTACAGTAATGAGGGATATTACCGAGCGCAAGCGGGCGGAGGAGGCTCTGAGAGCTTCAGAGGAGAAGCTGCGGCTTATATTCGCTTCAATGCCGGATAGCGTAAGTGTGATCGATATGAGCGGCAAGATCATAGATGAGAACGATGCCGGAATCAGGCAGTTTGGAGTTAGCTCCAAAGAACAACTCATCGGACGCAACGGCTTCGATTTTATTGCCAGCAGTGAAAAAAACAGGGCTATCGAAATAATGCAGAACATATTCAGTAAAGAGAGCGGCGGCCCCCATGAATTCAAGATGATAAAGTTGGATGGCAGTGAATTTGATGGCGAAGTCATAGCCACATTAATGAGGGATAAAGATGGCAAGCCGCAGAATATCATGACCGTTATCAGAGATATCACAGAGCGCAAGCGGGCGGAGCAGGCGCTGAGGGAAAGCGAGGAGATGTCGCGGTCCATGCTGGACAAAGCTGCCATGGGGGTTTACCTGCTGCAGGACAAGAAGTTCCTGTACGTGAACCCGACGTTTGAAAAGATAATAGGCTATGCTAACGAAGAGCTTATCGGGCGGGATGTGATCAATTATGTGCATCCCGATGACAGGAGCATGGTCAGGACAAGAGCTGTGGAGAACCTTAAAGGTATATCCAATTCGCCGTATGAATTCAGGGTTATGAGGAAGGATGGCCGTGAGATCTGGGTCATGGAACGTGTCGCGTCCATCCAGTATCAAGGGCGGCGGGCAGCAATAGCCAGCTTCATGGAGACCACAGAGCATAGAAAGGCGCAGCTAGATTTGGAGCGCGCGTACGAAGAATTGAAGAAGGCACATGAGCGCATGGTGCAAACGGAAAAGATCAGGGCTATGGGGGAGATGGCCAGCGGCATAGCGCATGATTTCAACAATATGCTCGCGGTGATACTGGGGCGCGCGGAGCTGATCATGGATGATGTCAAGGATGACAAGGTAAAGAGGGGCATCTGGATCATTGAGCAGGCTGCCCTGGACGCGGCCAAAACGGTGAAGCGCATTCAAGAGTCCGCGCGGAATCGTGTGGATGTAGCCTTCGAAAGGCTGGATGTGAATCAGGTGGTGGAAGATGTACTCACGATGGTGGAGACCCGGGTGACAGAACTGGAACAGACGAAGAGGATAACCATAAAAGTAGCTCAGGAACTGGCGAAGGTAGGAATGATATCCGGCGATGCCGCCGAATTGAGGGAGGCACTGCTGAATATTCTGTTCAATGCCTTAGACGCTATGCCTATGGGCGGTAAGCTTACGGTAAAAATCTGGCAGGATGAGGATTCGGTGCAGATATCGATAACGGATACAGGGGTAGGTATACCTGATAAGATAAAAAACAGGATATCCGAGTCGTTCTTCACTACCAAAGCTTCCAAGGGGTCCGGACTGGGATTGAGTGTAACTTACAGCATAATTGCCAGACATGGGGGCATGATTAAGTTTGACAGCGAGGAAGGTCATGGAACTACATTCTACATCAAGCTGCCGCTGGCCGTTGAGACTGCTCAGAAGGATATGAGAAAAGTGAAAGCGGCCGAAACTAAAGCCGCTAACATACTGGTGGTGGATGATGAACCGGAGGTCTTGAAGGCCCTGGGGCTGAACCTGGAACACTTCGGTCACTGGGTGAAAGGATTCACCAGCGGAGCCGAGGCTATAAAGGCCTTTAAGGATGGCAACTACGATCTTGTTATAACGGACCTCGGAATGCCGGAGGTATCAGGGTGGGATGTAACCCGCGCTATAAAGGAGATACAACCGGACATGCCCGTGCTTCTCATCACAGGCTGGTCCATAGAGCTCGATGAAGAACAGAAGAAGATCGTCGACGGGGTTATAGCTAAACCGTTTAGCCGTGATTCGATCTCGTCAGCGATAGCCCGGGTGTTACCCACCAGGAAGGGCGTACCGGGAAAGAGAGGAAATGGCAGCAGGGGTGTAGTACACATCGTCTCATAG
- a CDS encoding P-II family nitrogen regulator, whose amino-acid sequence MKKIEAIFRPEKLEPVRKALTEVGIFGMTVSEVSGRGKQKGITLQWRAGEYCVELLPKVKIEMVVLDEDVGAAVNTIISKARTGERGDGKIFVMPIENVIRIRTGDSGMNAI is encoded by the coding sequence ATGAAAAAGATAGAGGCAATATTCCGGCCGGAGAAGCTGGAGCCGGTGCGCAAGGCACTGACGGAGGTGGGGATATTCGGCATGACCGTTTCCGAGGTCAGCGGCCGCGGCAAGCAGAAGGGCATAACGCTGCAATGGCGCGCCGGGGAGTACTGCGTGGAGCTGCTGCCCAAGGTCAAGATAGAGATGGTGGTGCTGGACGAGGATGTGGGCGCGGCGGTGAATACGATAATCAGCAAGGCCCGCACCGGGGAGCGCGGCGACGGCAAGATATTCGTGATGCCGATAGAGAACGTGATACGCATCAGGACCGGGGATTCCGGAATGAATGCAATATAG
- a CDS encoding ammonium transporter has protein sequence MINAGDTAWILISTALVMLMTPGLALFYGGMVRRKNVLSTKMMSFALLGLIGILWVIYGYSLSFGPDAGGVIGGLSWAGLRNVGQEPSATYATTVPHLAFMAFQCMFAIITVGLWTGSVVERIKFSSFLVLAALWFTIVYCPVTHWVWGSGGWLAKLGALDFAGGIVVHVNAGMSALALALVLGARRGYKDGEPMEPHNIPMVMLGAGLLWFGWFGFNAGSALTSGGLASSAFVATNIAGAAGAVTWLALGWLHRRPSALGAATGAVAGLAAVTPAAGYIDPIYGLPIGIVSSLIGYYCILLRTKRMKLDESLDVWAVHGMGGLWGTLAVGIFASLSINPAGADGLVAGSGALLLKQMAGIASVGLYAFAITWVLTKLVDVTIGLRVKEHEETVGLDISQHGERAYGGISL, from the coding sequence ATGATAAACGCGGGTGACACGGCATGGATCCTCATATCGACGGCGCTGGTCATGCTCATGACGCCGGGCCTGGCGCTGTTCTACGGCGGCATGGTTCGCCGCAAGAACGTGCTCTCCACCAAGATGATGAGCTTCGCCCTGCTGGGCTTGATTGGCATATTGTGGGTGATCTACGGCTACAGCCTGAGCTTCGGGCCGGACGCGGGAGGCGTGATCGGCGGCCTCAGCTGGGCCGGGCTTAGAAATGTGGGTCAGGAGCCGTCGGCGACGTATGCAACGACCGTGCCGCACCTGGCCTTCATGGCCTTCCAATGCATGTTCGCCATCATCACCGTGGGGCTGTGGACCGGGAGCGTGGTCGAGCGCATCAAGTTCAGCTCGTTCCTGGTGCTGGCCGCGCTGTGGTTCACGATAGTTTATTGTCCCGTGACGCACTGGGTCTGGGGCAGCGGCGGCTGGCTGGCAAAACTTGGAGCTTTAGATTTCGCCGGGGGCATTGTAGTGCACGTGAACGCCGGCATGTCTGCGCTGGCGCTGGCGCTGGTCCTCGGCGCGCGCAGGGGATATAAGGACGGCGAGCCCATGGAGCCGCACAACATACCGATGGTGATGCTGGGCGCGGGCCTCCTCTGGTTCGGCTGGTTCGGCTTCAACGCGGGCAGCGCCCTCACTTCAGGCGGTCTGGCGTCAAGCGCCTTCGTGGCTACAAATATCGCGGGTGCAGCCGGCGCGGTCACATGGCTGGCGCTGGGCTGGCTGCACCGCCGGCCATCGGCGCTCGGCGCAGCCACCGGCGCCGTGGCCGGCCTCGCGGCCGTGACCCCGGCCGCCGGATACATCGATCCGATATACGGACTGCCCATAGGCATCGTCTCGTCGCTAATAGGCTACTACTGCATACTTCTGCGGACGAAGAGGATGAAGCTGGACGAGTCGCTGGACGTGTGGGCCGTGCACGGCATGGGCGGCCTCTGGGGCACGCTGGCGGTGGGGATATTCGCCAGCCTGTCCATCAACCCGGCCGGCGCCGACGGCCTGGTGGCGGGCAGCGGCGCGCTGCTGCTGAAACAAATGGCGGGGATAGCATCCGTGGGGCTGTACGCCTTCGCGATCACCTGGGTGCTTACCAAACTGGTGGACGTCACAATCGGCCTCAGGGTCAAGGAGCACGAGGAGACCGTGGGGCTCGATATATCGCAACACGGGGAGAGGGCTTACGGAGGCATATCGCTATGA